In a single window of the Pedococcus dokdonensis genome:
- a CDS encoding FxsA family protein, with amino-acid sequence MAPAVGRTPYARRRRPRWLAVVFVLLLVVPVLEIAAIVAVGKVIGGWQTLVLLLVESALGAWLVRREGARAWKALTTALNTGQMPSRQLADAALVLVGGTLLLAPGFLTDIVGFFFILPFTRPIARTALEAVVAKRLLGGIFGAGGRGGPGGPGGPQQGGPDVVEGEVL; translated from the coding sequence GTGGCACCGGCTGTAGGACGCACGCCCTACGCCCGTCGGCGCCGGCCGCGCTGGCTGGCCGTCGTGTTCGTGCTGCTCCTCGTGGTGCCGGTGCTCGAGATTGCCGCGATCGTCGCGGTCGGCAAGGTGATCGGCGGCTGGCAGACCCTGGTGCTGCTCCTCGTGGAGTCGGCACTCGGCGCCTGGCTGGTCCGCCGCGAGGGCGCGAGGGCCTGGAAGGCGTTGACGACCGCCCTCAACACCGGCCAGATGCCCAGCCGGCAGCTCGCCGATGCGGCCCTCGTGCTCGTGGGCGGCACTCTCCTCCTGGCCCCCGGCTTCCTCACCGACATCGTGGGGTTCTTCTTCATCCTGCCGTTCACCCGACCCATTGCCCGGACCGCGCTCGAAGCCGTGGTGGCCAAGCGGCTGCTCGGCGGCATCTTCGGGGCGGGCGGGCGGGGCGGGCCCGGTGGCCCGGGCGGACCGCAGCAGGGAGGTCCGGACGTCGTGGAGGGTGAGGTGCTCTAG